In the Ruminococcus sp. OA3 genome, one interval contains:
- a CDS encoding BTAD domain-containing putative transcriptional regulator: MEERREQDIFYMNMLGGFSMRYGMQDISFARSGNSKFIQLLQLLMIHPRRQIAKTEIIETLYGDERIENTNLTLNNTIFRLRKQLVKAGLPQNQYIEVRRGTCIWNMEVSACVDVREFEILAERAQTEADEEERARLYLEACEMYKGEFLGAGDDSPKWIKQEAEHLRELYFKSLRECLQYFKRCQDYEQMLHLSRRAADLYPYEEWQLWVIDSLLAANRYKEAMRVYQEVTRMYFTDLKKPPSEQMLQRFHTMSSQVQFAQGAMEDVRQAVQETNRIRGPYYCTFPGFIDNYRFLARGYERLGIEGYMILCTLTDYQGWPLEKEDTLEGMCSLFMEAVCSSLRRGDLYTRYSANQFLILLPAAGKDNCVDIINRLNTAYKKAGSGRNKVNYYMASLKEMECRGGETLDDSKTGGNEDEDTGGRNDNEAQ; this comes from the coding sequence ATGGAGGAACGACGGGAACAGGATATTTTTTATATGAATATGCTGGGCGGATTTTCCATGAGGTATGGGATGCAGGATATCTCGTTTGCGCGAAGCGGGAATTCTAAGTTTATTCAGCTTCTTCAGCTTCTGATGATTCATCCGAGAAGACAGATCGCCAAAACGGAGATCATTGAAACTCTGTATGGAGATGAACGGATTGAGAATACAAATCTTACGCTGAACAATACGATTTTCCGGCTGCGGAAACAACTGGTAAAGGCAGGGCTTCCGCAGAATCAGTATATTGAAGTACGGCGCGGTACGTGTATCTGGAATATGGAGGTTTCAGCATGCGTGGATGTGCGGGAATTTGAAATTCTGGCAGAGCGTGCACAGACGGAAGCGGATGAGGAGGAGAGGGCCAGACTGTATCTGGAGGCATGTGAGATGTACAAGGGTGAATTTCTGGGAGCAGGAGATGACTCACCGAAATGGATAAAGCAGGAAGCTGAACATCTGCGCGAGCTGTATTTTAAAAGTCTGAGGGAGTGCCTGCAATATTTCAAACGGTGTCAGGACTATGAACAGATGCTGCATCTGTCAAGACGTGCTGCTGATCTTTATCCGTATGAGGAATGGCAGCTGTGGGTGATCGACAGTCTGCTGGCCGCCAATCGGTATAAAGAGGCGATGAGGGTGTATCAGGAAGTGACCCGGATGTATTTTACGGACTTAAAAAAACCCCCTTCAGAACAGATGCTGCAGCGTTTTCACACCATGAGCAGCCAGGTTCAGTTTGCACAGGGAGCTATGGAAGATGTCCGTCAGGCGGTGCAGGAGACCAATCGGATCAGAGGGCCGTATTACTGTACATTTCCGGGGTTTATTGATAACTACCGGTTTCTTGCACGCGGTTATGAACGACTTGGTATTGAAGGATATATGATTTTGTGCACCCTCACAGATTACCAGGGGTGGCCTCTGGAAAAAGAGGATACGCTTGAGGGGATGTGCTCGTTATTTATGGAGGCTGTATGCAGTTCGCTTAGGAGAGGTGATCTCTATACGCGCTACAGTGCCAATCAGTTTCTTATCTTACTTCCGGCGGCAGGGAAAGATAACTGCGTGGACATTATTAACCGACTGAATACCGCTTATAAAAAAGCGGGGTCCGGTCGGAATAAAGTGAATTATTATATGGCATCACTGAAGGAAATGGAATGCAGGGGCGGAGAAACGCTCGATGATTCGAAAACAGGAGGAAATGAAGATGAAGACACGGGTGGAAGAAACGATAACGAAGCACAGTAA
- a CDS encoding C-GCAxxG-C-C family protein: MKTRVEETITKHSKGYNCAQAVACTYCDLVGLDEETMFKVTEALGSGMGNMEGTCGAVSAACVLAGLKSSTANLTAPNSKADSYKLSKAVMEKFKVKNGSVLCKELKGVATGKALCSCPDCIKDAASLAEQILFEE, encoded by the coding sequence ATGAAGACACGGGTGGAAGAAACGATAACGAAGCACAGTAAAGGCTATAACTGTGCACAGGCGGTTGCCTGTACGTATTGTGACCTTGTGGGCCTGGACGAAGAGACAATGTTTAAGGTCACAGAGGCACTTGGCTCCGGAATGGGAAATATGGAAGGAACCTGCGGGGCTGTTTCCGCCGCATGCGTTCTTGCCGGGCTGAAGAGCAGCACAGCCAATCTGACTGCGCCCAACAGTAAGGCGGACTCCTACAAACTGTCTAAAGCGGTGATGGAAAAGTTCAAGGTGAAGAATGGCTCTGTTCTATGCAAAGAGCTGAAGGGCGTTGCCACGGGAAAGGCACTCTGCAGCTGTCCGGACTGCATCAAGGACGCAGCTTCACTGGCAGAGCAGATACTATTTGAAGAGTAA
- a CDS encoding polysaccharide deacetylase family protein, translating to MDERQRRERIERMRREKEKQLRRRRRQKMLIKRCVAVAACVAVVLLCISAVWAVVKPMVKNSDTSGKTDKAVMEVEAGTGEGAETGETEDGNAADNGNAEGSDQSGEGTSGETAEGADTQAVKAEMAADTVTSYAVPGWQVDDNGWWYANEDRTYYKNGWLEIDGQEYYFNADGYMQTGWAVIGDQGCYFNENGVYEPDKESKMIALTFDDGPGKYTSELLDILEANGARATFFMLGECVSEYGADTIPRMKELGCELGNHSFDHPNLKSLDAAGIKDQFDRTDQAIAQYAGGDVATLARTPFGSQDEMITGAIGKPCVYWSLDTLDWETKNVDSNISAVLDNVSDGEIVLMHDIWPTTVESCKTIIPKLVEEGYQLVTVSELAAAKGVSMEDGVTYYDFYPGKDATAGGADSDEEVTDESEPAA from the coding sequence ATGGATGAGAGACAAAGAAGAGAGCGAATAGAGCGCATGAGGCGCGAGAAAGAAAAACAGCTGCGGCGAAGACGGCGTCAGAAAATGCTGATCAAACGCTGTGTGGCTGTTGCAGCCTGTGTGGCGGTAGTCCTTCTGTGCATCAGCGCAGTGTGGGCAGTCGTCAAACCCATGGTAAAGAATTCGGATACCTCGGGGAAGACGGATAAGGCTGTTATGGAAGTTGAGGCGGGGACCGGCGAAGGGGCGGAAACCGGCGAAACTGAAGATGGCAATGCGGCAGATAACGGTAATGCCGAAGGTAGTGACCAGTCCGGTGAAGGCACTTCAGGCGAGACGGCTGAAGGCGCTGATACACAGGCTGTCAAAGCGGAAATGGCCGCGGATACCGTGACCAGTTACGCGGTGCCGGGCTGGCAGGTTGATGATAACGGCTGGTGGTATGCCAATGAGGACCGTACATATTATAAGAATGGCTGGCTGGAAATTGATGGTCAGGAGTATTATTTCAATGCTGATGGATATATGCAGACCGGTTGGGCTGTTATCGGAGACCAGGGCTGTTACTTCAATGAAAACGGGGTGTACGAGCCGGATAAAGAGTCCAAGATGATTGCGCTGACGTTTGATGACGGTCCGGGAAAATATACGAGTGAACTGCTGGACATCCTGGAGGCAAACGGAGCCAGGGCGACTTTCTTTATGCTGGGAGAGTGTGTCAGTGAATACGGAGCGGATACAATTCCGAGGATGAAGGAGCTGGGATGTGAGCTCGGCAATCACTCCTTCGATCATCCAAACCTTAAGAGTCTTGATGCAGCTGGTATTAAAGACCAGTTTGACCGGACAGATCAGGCAATCGCACAGTACGCAGGCGGTGATGTGGCGACCCTGGCAAGGACGCCGTTCGGTTCTCAGGACGAGATGATCACCGGAGCGATCGGTAAGCCGTGCGTCTACTGGAGTCTGGATACGCTTGACTGGGAGACGAAAAATGTCGATTCCAATATATCGGCAGTTCTCGATAATGTATCGGATGGTGAAATCGTGCTGATGCATGATATCTGGCCTACGACAGTGGAGTCCTGCAAGACGATCATTCCGAAGCTTGTGGAAGAAGGATATCAGCTCGTGACGGTCAGTGAGCTGGCTGCTGCGAAGGGTGTCAGTATGGAAGACGGCGTTACATATTATGATTTTTATCCGGGAAAAGATGCGACCGCAGGCGGTGCGGATTCTGATGAGGAAGTCACCGACGAGAGCGAACCTGCAGCATAA
- the typA gene encoding translational GTPase TypA has protein sequence MKTKREDVRNVAIIAHVDHGKTTLVDELLKQSGVFRENQEVQERVMDSNDIERERGITILSKNTAVSYKDVKINIIDTPGHADFGGEVERVLKMVNGVILVVDAFEGAMPQTKFVLRKALELDLDVIVCVNKIDRSEARPHEVVDEVLELLMDLEASDRQLDCPFLFASAKSGYALRDLDDTPQDMQPLFDTILTHIPAPEGDPDAGTQLLISTIDYNEYVGRIGVGKVDNGSITVNQDVMLVNDHDLTKKKKVKISKLYEFDGLNKIEVREAGIGSIVAISGISDIHIGDTLCDPENPQPIPFQKISEPTIAMQFMVNDSPLAGQEGKFITSRHIRERLMRELNTDVSLRVEDTESPDCFKVSGRGELHLSVLIENMRREGYEFAVSKAEVLYKENERGQLLEPMEIAFIDVPEEFSGSVIQKLSERRGELQGMSLASDGSTRLEFSIPARGLIGYRGEFMTATKGNGIMNTVFDEYGPYKGDIQYRKQGSLIAFESGESVTYGLFSAQDRGTLFIGPGEKVYAGMVIGQNGKAEDIELNVCKTKHLTNTRSSSADEALKLTPPRVLSLEQALEFIDKDELLEVTPDSLRIRKKILDARLRKRASK, from the coding sequence ATGAAGACCAAGAGAGAAGATGTAAGAAATGTCGCCATTATCGCTCATGTAGACCACGGCAAGACGACACTGGTGGATGAATTGTTAAAGCAAAGCGGAGTATTCCGTGAAAATCAGGAGGTCCAGGAACGTGTCATGGACTCCAACGATATTGAACGTGAGCGCGGTATCACAATTCTTTCTAAAAATACAGCAGTATCATATAAAGATGTAAAAATCAATATCATCGACACCCCCGGCCATGCCGATTTCGGCGGAGAAGTAGAACGTGTACTGAAAATGGTCAACGGTGTTATCCTCGTCGTTGACGCATTTGAGGGGGCTATGCCGCAGACAAAATTTGTACTCCGCAAAGCACTCGAACTGGACCTGGATGTTATCGTCTGCGTGAATAAAATCGACCGGTCTGAGGCTCGCCCCCACGAAGTGGTCGATGAGGTGCTGGAACTGCTGATGGACCTTGAAGCCTCTGACAGGCAGCTGGACTGCCCGTTTTTGTTTGCTTCTGCTAAATCGGGATATGCGCTTCGGGATCTGGATGATACTCCGCAGGATATGCAGCCCCTGTTTGACACAATCCTCACACATATCCCCGCACCGGAGGGTGATCCGGATGCCGGAACCCAGCTCCTGATCAGCACCATTGACTATAACGAATATGTGGGGCGTATCGGTGTGGGTAAAGTTGACAACGGCAGTATAACTGTCAATCAGGATGTAATGCTTGTCAATGACCATGACCTCACCAAAAAGAAAAAAGTAAAGATCAGCAAACTGTACGAGTTTGACGGTCTCAATAAAATAGAAGTAAGAGAGGCCGGCATCGGCTCCATTGTTGCCATATCCGGTATCTCTGATATCCACATCGGAGACACTCTGTGTGACCCGGAAAATCCGCAGCCGATTCCGTTCCAGAAAATCTCAGAACCGACTATTGCCATGCAGTTTATGGTTAATGACAGTCCTCTGGCGGGTCAGGAAGGGAAATTTATTACTTCACGGCATATCCGTGAACGTCTCATGCGTGAGCTGAATACTGACGTGAGCCTTCGGGTGGAAGATACGGAATCACCGGACTGCTTTAAAGTTTCCGGCCGCGGTGAGCTGCATCTGTCGGTACTGATCGAAAACATGCGGCGTGAAGGGTACGAATTCGCCGTCAGCAAAGCCGAGGTACTATACAAGGAAAATGAGCGGGGCCAGCTTCTGGAACCTATGGAGATTGCCTTCATAGACGTCCCGGAAGAATTCTCCGGATCCGTAATCCAGAAACTGAGCGAGCGCAGGGGAGAACTTCAGGGCATGAGTCTCGCGAGTGACGGATCCACACGCCTGGAATTTTCAATCCCTGCCCGCGGCCTGATCGGGTACCGCGGTGAGTTCATGACGGCGACCAAAGGAAATGGTATCATGAATACCGTCTTCGACGAATACGGTCCGTACAAGGGAGACATCCAGTACCGCAAACAGGGTTCTCTGATCGCGTTTGAATCAGGTGAATCCGTGACTTATGGACTGTTCTCCGCTCAGGACCGCGGAACACTCTTCATCGGTCCCGGCGAAAAGGTGTACGCCGGAATGGTCATCGGACAGAACGGCAAGGCTGAGGATATTGAACTCAACGTCTGTAAGACTAAACACCTCACCAATACAAGGTCTTCTTCTGCTGATGAAGCGCTGAAACTGACGCCTCCGCGTGTGTTGAGTCTCGAACAGGCCCTGGAGTTCATCGATAAAGATGAGCTGCTGGAAGTCACACCGGACAGCCTGCGCATCCGTAAAAAAATACTGGACGCAAGACTGCGCAAACGCGCTTCCAAATAA
- a CDS encoding single-stranded DNA-binding protein: MADKIIENNQVAIMGRIASQFTFSHQVFGEGFYLVDVLVKRLSDSEDRIPVMVSERLIDVTQDYEGEYIQVAGQFRSYNRHEEKKNRLVLSVFAREISFVDEEDESMKSNQIFLDGYICKPPVYRKTPLGREIADLLIAVNRPYGKSDYIPCICWGRNARYASAFQVGGHVLIWGRIQSREYMKKISEDETERRIAYEVSVSKLEYVD, translated from the coding sequence ATGGCAGATAAGATTATTGAAAACAATCAGGTAGCAATTATGGGGAGGATCGCATCACAGTTTACGTTCAGCCATCAGGTATTTGGCGAGGGCTTTTATCTTGTCGACGTGCTGGTTAAACGATTAAGCGATTCAGAGGACCGGATTCCCGTCATGGTTTCCGAACGGCTCATCGATGTCACACAGGATTATGAGGGAGAGTATATCCAGGTGGCAGGGCAGTTCAGGTCCTACAACCGGCACGAGGAGAAAAAGAACCGGCTGGTGCTTTCTGTTTTTGCCAGAGAAATCAGTTTTGTTGACGAAGAAGATGAATCGATGAAATCGAATCAGATCTTCCTGGACGGTTACATATGTAAACCGCCGGTTTACCGAAAAACACCACTGGGCCGCGAAATCGCAGACTTGCTGATCGCGGTAAACCGTCCATATGGAAAATCGGATTACATTCCCTGCATATGCTGGGGGAGAAATGCCCGATATGCGTCAGCATTCCAGGTAGGAGGACACGTTCTCATCTGGGGAAGGATTCAAAGCAGAGAATACATGAAGAAAATCAGCGAGGACGAGACAGAACGCAGGATAGCTTATGAAGTGTCTGTGAGTAAACTGGAGTACGTGGATTGA
- the dapA gene encoding 4-hydroxy-tetrahydrodipicolinate synthase yields MAIFKGAGVAIVTPMHEDLSINYNKLEELLEEQITAGTDAIIICGTTGESATLSEEEHLEAIKFTIDKVAKRIPVIAGTGSNSTHTAVNMSKDAAEYGADGLLIVTPYYNKGTQNGLIRHYTTIAEAVKKPIIMYNVPSRTGCNILPPTVASLFKNAENIVGIKEATGNISQVAKVMELTDGKIDLYSGNDDQIVPLLSLGGIGVISVLSNIAPKETHDIVMKYLEGDVAGSRDLQIRAISLIDELFCEVNPIPVKAAMNLMGKDVGPLRLPLTEMEPANQARLAAAMRDFGLNVVK; encoded by the coding sequence ATGGCAATTTTTAAAGGAGCCGGTGTAGCCATCGTTACACCTATGCACGAAGATTTATCGATCAACTACAACAAGCTGGAGGAGCTGCTGGAAGAACAGATTACGGCGGGCACAGATGCGATCATCATCTGCGGTACGACGGGTGAATCCGCGACATTGAGTGAGGAGGAACATCTGGAAGCCATTAAATTTACGATTGATAAGGTGGCGAAACGGATTCCTGTAATCGCAGGGACAGGTTCCAACAGTACACATACAGCGGTCAACATGTCAAAAGATGCCGCAGAATACGGTGCGGACGGACTGCTCATCGTGACACCGTACTATAATAAAGGGACTCAGAACGGATTGATCAGACATTATACTACAATTGCTGAAGCGGTTAAGAAACCGATCATCATGTATAACGTGCCGAGCAGAACAGGATGCAATATACTGCCCCCCACGGTAGCGTCTCTGTTTAAAAATGCGGAGAACATTGTCGGCATCAAGGAAGCGACCGGAAATATTTCGCAGGTTGCAAAAGTGATGGAACTGACAGACGGTAAGATTGATCTTTATTCGGGTAATGATGATCAGATTGTTCCGCTGCTGTCACTCGGCGGTATCGGTGTGATTTCTGTGCTGTCAAACATTGCTCCAAAGGAAACCCACGATATTGTCATGAAGTATCTCGAGGGGGATGTTGCAGGCAGCCGCGATCTTCAGATCAGGGCAATCTCACTGATTGATGAGCTGTTCTGTGAAGTGAATCCGATTCCGGTGAAGGCTGCGATGAATCTTATGGGCAAGGATGTAGGACCGCTCCGTCTTCCGCTGACAGAGATGGAACCGGCTAATCAGGCAAGGCTGGCAGCTGCAATGAGAGACTTTGGACTGAATGTGGTAAAATAG
- the dapB gene encoding 4-hydroxy-tetrahydrodipicolinate reductase encodes MVRIIMHGCNGHMGQVISGLVKEDEGAEIVAGIDVVDNRDNGYPVFTDMNECEIEADAIIDFSTAKAADAILDYSARRQIPIVLCTTGLSEEQLHKVEETAKKVAVLKSANMSLGINMLLKLLKEAAQLLAPAGFDMEIVERHHRLKVDAPSGTALALADSINEALDNSYEYKYDRSQERKKREKNEIGISAVRGGTIVGDHEVIFAGADEVIEFRHTAYSKAIFGKGAVQAAKFLKGKGPGRFDMSDVINEA; translated from the coding sequence ATGGTTAGAATTATAATGCACGGATGCAACGGCCATATGGGACAGGTGATCTCTGGCCTTGTAAAAGAGGATGAGGGAGCCGAGATCGTGGCCGGTATTGACGTAGTGGACAATCGGGACAACGGATATCCCGTGTTTACGGACATGAATGAGTGTGAAATTGAAGCGGATGCAATCATTGACTTTTCCACGGCCAAAGCAGCAGATGCAATTTTGGATTACAGCGCCAGGAGACAAATCCCTATCGTACTGTGTACAACCGGGTTATCAGAGGAACAGCTTCATAAGGTGGAAGAAACTGCAAAAAAAGTTGCGGTTCTCAAATCTGCCAATATGTCACTCGGTATCAACATGCTGCTGAAACTTCTCAAAGAGGCAGCACAGCTCCTTGCACCTGCTGGCTTTGATATGGAGATTGTGGAGAGACATCACAGACTGAAAGTCGATGCACCAAGCGGAACTGCGCTGGCGCTGGCAGACAGTATCAATGAAGCACTGGATAATTCCTATGAATATAAATATGACAGAAGTCAGGAACGTAAAAAAAGAGAAAAAAATGAAATCGGTATCTCTGCAGTTCGCGGCGGAACAATTGTAGGAGATCACGAGGTGATCTTTGCGGGAGCTGATGAAGTGATCGAGTTCAGGCATACAGCTTATTCAAAAGCCATATTTGGGAAAGGCGCTGTTCAGGCTGCTAAATTCCTGAAGGGAAAAGGACCGGGGCGTTTTGATATGAGCGACGTAATCAATGAAGCTTAA
- the hisA gene encoding phosphoribosylformimino-5-aminoimidazole carboxamide ribotide isomerase: protein MRFRPCIDIHNGKVKQIVGGSLKDLGDLAQENFVSAQDAVFYAELYRSRGIGGGHVILLNPESSPYYRQTKQQALNALKAYPGGLMAGGGIHAGNAAEFLEAGASHVIVTSYVFRDGNISWDNLNRITKAVGREHLVLDLSCRLKGRSYYIVTDRWQKFTEVTVTQEVMDELAEYCDEFLIHAVDVEGKASGIETDLVRILAGHRRNPITYAGGVGCYEDLYRLRETGGNKIDVTVGSALDLFGGPMEYEQILRICDN, encoded by the coding sequence ATGCGGTTTCGGCCTTGCATTGATATACATAATGGAAAAGTAAAACAGATCGTGGGAGGAAGCCTGAAAGACCTGGGAGACCTGGCTCAGGAGAATTTTGTTTCCGCGCAGGATGCTGTGTTTTATGCGGAGCTTTACCGCAGCCGGGGAATCGGCGGGGGACATGTGATTCTGCTGAATCCCGAATCCTCCCCATATTACAGGCAGACAAAGCAGCAGGCATTGAATGCCCTGAAAGCTTATCCGGGGGGCCTGATGGCGGGAGGAGGAATTCACGCCGGGAATGCAGCTGAGTTTCTGGAGGCAGGGGCAAGTCATGTGATCGTGACATCATATGTATTCCGGGATGGTAATATTTCCTGGGATAATCTGAACCGCATTACGAAAGCAGTCGGACGTGAGCATCTGGTTCTCGACCTGAGCTGCAGACTGAAGGGCAGAAGTTACTATATTGTAACAGATCGGTGGCAGAAGTTTACCGAAGTGACCGTGACGCAGGAGGTTATGGATGAGCTGGCAGAATACTGCGATGAATTCCTGATACATGCGGTCGATGTAGAAGGAAAAGCCTCCGGTATTGAGACGGACCTTGTGCGCATTCTGGCAGGACACCGCAGGAATCCGATCACGTATGCGGGGGGGGTTGGCTGCTATGAAGACTTATATCGGCTGCGTGAGACCGGGGGGAACAAAATTGACGTGACGGTGGGCAGTGCACTTGATCTGTTCGGCGGGCCTATGGAGTACGAACAAATTTTGAGAATATGCGATAATTAA
- the raiA gene encoding ribosome-associated translation inhibitor RaiA, translated as MNFIISGKNIEVTSGLKSAITEKLGKLERYFTPETEIVVTLSVEKERQKIEVTIPVKGNIIRSEQVSNDMYVSIDLVEEVIERQLRKYKNKIVDKHQDGGNLQKAFIEKEADDDEEVKIIRTKRFGIKPMYPEDACVQMELLGHNFFVFCNAETEEVNVVYKRKGNTYGLIEPEFS; from the coding sequence ATGAATTTTATAATTAGTGGAAAGAATATTGAGGTTACTTCAGGACTGAAATCGGCGATCACAGAAAAACTGGGTAAGCTGGAGAGGTACTTTACACCGGAGACGGAAATCGTTGTTACATTAAGCGTAGAGAAAGAGCGTCAGAAAATTGAAGTGACAATCCCGGTAAAAGGAAATATCATCCGTTCAGAGCAGGTCAGCAATGATATGTACGTATCGATCGATCTGGTAGAGGAGGTTATCGAAAGACAGTTAAGAAAGTATAAAAATAAAATCGTTGATAAACATCAGGACGGAGGTAATCTCCAGAAGGCTTTTATAGAGAAAGAAGCAGACGATGATGAAGAGGTAAAGATCATCCGCACGAAACGATTCGGGATCAAACCGATGTATCCGGAAGACGCATGTGTGCAGATGGAACTGCTCGGTCACAATTTCTTCGTGTTCTGCAATGCAGAGACAGAAGAAGTAAATGTAGTGTACAAGAGGAAAGGGAATACGTACGGACTGATAGAACCGGAATTTTCCTGA